In the genome of Botrytis cinerea B05.10 chromosome 13, complete sequence, one region contains:
- the Bcmrps5 gene encoding Bcmrps5 → MSVSRPARCLFNAPLPSLRPLTRRQNFHASTPLPARRRARFASIKQSELDAAPAKELYPGYSDKEKSLLGKRYTPEQIAAIEAAEESVDADDLKSHGVIRTDLGGLKYMDDLSLTQPVIDKKIMDYRIDPNWTLDQDKIGDEFVAYMDKVMEENPEDIDPEDPEWEKKHRPNRLDSLKALQKEMGDPSTFAIAPQVPGDFTKDPGQATEIGREVDEEDEENLDPRDPDGIYTKLRHQTGLTMNEIFDLDTKILVSHRVVNQTRLGKIDSMYVLAIAGNGRGRLGIGEAKGQEPEDTNNNAKIAAIKNMQPVPRYEERTIYGDVEGKVSAVEVKLMARPPGFGLRCQKLIFDMAKAVGIHDLSAKVPRSRNKMNTVKATYQALMKQRIPDEIARGRGKKLVDVRKVYYGGKV, encoded by the exons ATGAGTGTCTCCCGCCCAGCGCGATGCCTCTTCAACGCGCCTCTTCCATCCCTCCGACCACTAACCCGACGACAAAATTTCCACGCCTCGACTCCCCTCCCCGCACGACGTCGTGCCCGTTTTGCTAGCATAAAACAATCGGAGCTCGATGCTGCACCCGCGAAGGAACTTTACCCTGGATACAGCGACAAAGAGAAATCTTTATTAGGAAAACGATACACCCCGGAGCAAATTGCTGCTATTGAGGCTGCGGAGGAATCTGTCGATGCAGATGATCTGAAAAGTCATGGAGTGATACGGACGGATTTGGGGGGGTTGAAATATATGGATGATTTGAGTTTGACGCAGCCTGTAATCGACAAGAAGATCATGGATTATCGAATTGACCCAAATTGGACGCTGGATCAGGACAAGATCGGAGACGAATTCGTGGCGTACATGGATAAAGTCATGGAGGAAAATCCTGAGGATATAGACCCTGAGGATCCGGAGTGGGAAAAGAAACACAGGCCGAATAGATTGGATTCGCTGAAGGCGCTGCAGAAAGAAATGGGCGATCCAAGTACTTTTGCGATTGCCCCGCAGGTTCCTGGGGATTTCACTAAGGACCCGGGTCAGGCTACGGAGATTGGCAGGGAagtggatgaggaagatgaggagaatCTCGATCCCAGAGATCCGGATGGAATTTACACGAAGTTGCGTCACCAAACTGGACTCACCATGAATGAAATCTTCGACCTCGACACCAAAATCCTGGTCAGTCACCGAGTTGTCAATCAAACTCGTCTGGGTAAAATCGACAGTATGTACGTATTGGCAATTGcaggaaatggaagaggtAGATTAGGCATAGGAGAGGCAAAGGGTCAGGAACCGGAAGATACGAATAATAATGCAAAGATTGCGGCCATTAAGAATATGCAACCAGTTCCGAGATATGAGGAACGAACGATTTATGGGGATGTCGAAGGGAAGGTTAGTGCCGTTGAAGTTAAGCTTATGGCAAGACCTCCAG GATTCGGTCTCCGATGTCAAAAacttatttttgatatggcAAAGGCAGTAGGTATCCATGATCTGTCAGCCAAAGTACCACGTTCGAGAAACAAGATGAATACTGTCAAAGCCACCTACCAAGCATTAATGAAACAACGTATACCAGATGAGATTGCcaggggaagaggaaagaaactCGTGGATGTCAGGAAGGTATACTATGGAGGAAAGGTATAA